In Deferribacteraceae bacterium V6Fe1, one genomic interval encodes:
- a CDS encoding sigma-54-dependent Fis family transcriptional regulator, translating to MKILLIEDNETLATLIKIMLEDEGFEIEHQSRGDKALELLKKQNFDIIITDIKLPGASGHEILDYSVKNQLGSIVIIITAYGNIADAVNAIKSGAYDYIPKPFENEVLVNTVKKAVKFKTLENENTQLKDYLKSSLKPNIIGSSIKLKSINELINKVAQTDAPVLFMGESGTGKELFARQVHFQSNRSSKPFVTVNCAAIPENLFESELFGHKKGAFTGADKDKTGKIKSANKGTLFLDEIGELPFETQAKLLRFLQEGEIQPVGGNFAEKVDVRIVAATNKDLKTLVEQGKFREDLYYRLNIFPINIPPLRERSEDIYELATYFLQKYGYKHIKLDNKTIEKLKNYDWPGNIRELENTIYRMAILSKGDKLNTDFFMGSPGNVKSCLMLELPEDTFDIVDFEKSIILKALEKFNWNKKKTAEYLCIPRHVLLYRMEKYGIR from the coding sequence ATGAAGATACTGCTGATTGAAGATAATGAGACTCTTGCGACTTTAATAAAAATTATGCTTGAAGACGAAGGGTTTGAAATTGAACATCAGAGCCGTGGCGACAAGGCTTTGGAGCTTCTGAAAAAGCAGAATTTTGACATTATTATTACCGATATAAAATTGCCCGGTGCAAGCGGACACGAGATATTGGATTATTCCGTTAAAAATCAGTTAGGCTCAATCGTAATTATCATAACGGCTTACGGAAATATAGCCGATGCCGTAAATGCCATTAAATCGGGTGCCTACGACTACATACCCAAGCCTTTTGAAAATGAAGTGTTAGTAAACACCGTAAAAAAAGCCGTAAAATTTAAAACTCTTGAAAATGAAAATACTCAACTTAAAGATTACCTAAAGAGCTCTTTAAAACCAAACATTATCGGAAGCAGTATAAAATTAAAATCTATAAATGAATTAATAAACAAAGTAGCTCAAACGGATGCACCGGTGTTGTTTATGGGTGAAAGTGGCACAGGGAAAGAATTATTCGCAAGACAGGTACACTTCCAAAGCAACAGAAGCAGCAAACCTTTCGTAACGGTAAATTGTGCGGCAATACCTGAAAATCTTTTCGAGAGTGAGCTTTTCGGTCATAAAAAAGGTGCTTTTACCGGGGCTGACAAAGATAAGACAGGAAAGATAAAATCTGCAAATAAGGGGACACTTTTTTTGGATGAAATAGGGGAGCTCCCCTTTGAGACACAGGCAAAACTGCTCCGCTTTCTGCAGGAGGGGGAGATACAGCCGGTGGGAGGAAATTTTGCGGAAAAAGTAGACGTAAGGATTGTGGCTGCCACGAACAAAGACTTAAAGACATTGGTAGAACAAGGTAAATTTAGAGAAGACTTGTATTACAGGCTTAACATTTTCCCCATTAATATCCCTCCGCTTAGAGAAAGAAGTGAAGACATATATGAGCTTGCCACTTATTTCCTACAAAAATATGGATACAAACATATAAAACTTGATAATAAAACAATAGAAAAACTTAAAAATTATGACTGGCCTGGCAATATCAGGGAGCTTGAAAACACTATTTACAGAATGGCAATTTTATCAAAGGGTGACAAATTAAACACCGACTTTTTTATGGGTAGTCCTGGCAACGTAAAATCATGCCTCATGCTTGAGCTCCCTGAGGACACTTTTGATATCGTTGATTTTGAAAAAAGTATTATATTGAAGGCTCTGGAAAAATTTAATTGGAACAAGAAAAAAACAGCGGAATACCTGTGTATCCCAAGACATGTCTTGCTATATCGGATGGAGAAATATGGGATTAGATAA
- a CDS encoding HAMP domain-containing histidine kinase — protein sequence MGKLSIEKYFIPGSKLAGGIALVAFIIVMFFHHTTPSDVSIVHIVHYYMLYLIVIFMAMNFGFLGGVLTSLVITILYAPSVYLNIFSLKHYHIRSFVEILMMYTLGIFAGIYSQKLYREKLKVQNAYKELEQAAEEKIRLEKEYAKSEKLRVMGQLSAGIAHEIRNPLASLKSAARLIKSGKNTEQLTDILISEIDRLNNFIERFLQYARFGKIENKNVLIKNFYMELLEWLKLATKSTNENIQIIENYECEEKAYIRGDINNLKQAFINIFLNSVEELKNNNSDRKIIEFAVKCEDGKAIFLIKDNGRGIPDEIKERIFEPFFTTKDSGSGLGLTITSKIISEHDGDLIITNNNGAQFTIILKKAKDEDTAD from the coding sequence ATGGGCAAATTGTCAATTGAAAAATACTTTATCCCCGGCAGCAAGTTAGCCGGGGGTATAGCTCTTGTTGCCTTTATAATCGTTATGTTTTTTCACCACACAACACCTTCTGATGTGAGTATAGTGCATATTGTCCACTATTATATGCTATATCTCATAGTGATATTTATGGCTATGAATTTCGGATTTTTAGGCGGAGTATTGACATCTCTTGTAATCACAATACTTTATGCTCCATCCGTATATTTAAACATATTCAGTCTCAAACATTACCATATCAGAAGCTTTGTGGAAATATTGATGATGTATACACTTGGAATTTTTGCCGGCATTTATTCTCAAAAGTTATACAGGGAAAAATTAAAAGTCCAAAATGCTTATAAAGAGCTTGAACAGGCAGCAGAGGAAAAGATACGACTTGAAAAAGAGTACGCAAAGTCTGAAAAATTAAGGGTCATGGGGCAGCTGTCAGCAGGAATAGCCCATGAAATCAGAAACCCCCTTGCCTCACTAAAATCTGCTGCCAGACTAATCAAAAGCGGTAAAAATACCGAACAGCTTACTGACATACTGATTTCGGAAATTGACAGGCTTAACAATTTTATAGAAAGATTTTTGCAATATGCAAGGTTTGGAAAGATTGAAAACAAAAATGTACTTATCAAAAATTTTTATATGGAGCTTCTTGAATGGCTTAAACTCGCCACTAAATCTACCAATGAAAACATACAAATAATAGAAAATTATGAATGCGAAGAAAAAGCCTACATACGAGGAGATATAAACAATTTAAAGCAGGCATTTATAAATATCTTTTTAAACAGTGTTGAAGAGCTGAAAAATAACAATTCGGATAGAAAAATTATAGAATTTGCCGTAAAGTGCGAAGATGGTAAAGCAATATTCTTAATAAAGGATAATGGAAGAGGTATCCCTGACGAAATCAAGGAAAGAATTTTTGAGCCTTTTTTTACCACAAAAGATTCAGGCTCGGGGTTAGGTTTGACAATTACATCAAAGATAATAAGCGAGCATGACGGTGATTTAATCATAACAAATAATAACGGGGCTCAATTTACTATTATTTTAAAGAAGGCAAAAGATGAAGATACTGCTGATTGA
- a CDS encoding ABC transporter ATP-binding protein — MITAENLNKYYHNGNIETHVLKDVNVNLNKGEFVAILGKSGSGKSTLLNILSTLMKADSGKICYNSLDYFKMKEADLNKIRNEKFSVIFQFHYLIPYLTALENVLLPFSKSLIPVSKDDIEYAKECLDKVGLEGKYDRLPNQLSGGEQQRVAIARALVKKPEVIFADEPTGNLDGENSMIVANIFKQLNNEGYAILMVTHDKSVADFAGRIITMRDGQIVN; from the coding sequence ATGATTACTGCGGAAAACTTAAATAAATATTATCACAACGGTAACATTGAAACACACGTATTGAAAGATGTTAATGTAAATCTCAATAAAGGGGAATTTGTGGCTATTTTAGGGAAATCAGGCTCAGGGAAAAGTACCCTTTTAAATATTTTATCCACATTAATGAAGGCAGACTCCGGGAAAATTTGCTATAATTCTTTAGATTATTTTAAAATGAAGGAAGCAGATTTGAATAAAATTAGAAATGAAAAATTTTCGGTAATATTCCAATTCCACTATCTCATACCATACCTTACGGCACTGGAAAACGTGCTTTTGCCTTTTTCCAAAAGCCTTATCCCTGTCAGTAAAGATGATATAGAATATGCCAAAGAATGTCTTGATAAAGTGGGACTTGAGGGGAAGTATGACAGACTGCCCAATCAACTATCCGGCGGAGAGCAACAAAGGGTAGCAATTGCCAGGGCATTGGTAAAAAAACCTGAAGTCATATTTGCCGATGAGCCTACAGGCAATCTTGACGGTGAAAATAGTATGATAGTTGCAAATATTTTCAAGCAGCTCAATAATGAGGGCTATGCCATTTTAATGGTTACTCACGACAAAAGTGTGGCTGATTTTGCAGGCAGAATAATAACAATGAGGGATGGGCAAATTGTCAATTGA